One window from the genome of Bradyrhizobium xenonodulans encodes:
- a CDS encoding lectin: MIRIERSATISGLALAMALLAAPSAQAQSADMTFFVTSSGPGKGADLGGLEGADAQCQKLAQAGGAGTKTWRAYLSTQAADGKPAVNAKDRIGKGPWQNAKGAVIAKDLADLHGSANNLTKQTALSEKGEVINGAGDTPNRHDILTGSQADGTAFPAGDDKTCKNWTSSTQGAAVVGHADRKGLRDDEPSKSWNSSHPSRGPDGGCSQADLKSTGGDGLLYCFAAN, from the coding sequence ATGATCCGCATCGAGAGATCCGCGACGATTTCAGGCCTTGCACTCGCAATGGCCCTGCTTGCGGCGCCATCGGCGCAGGCGCAATCCGCCGACATGACCTTCTTCGTCACGTCCAGCGGCCCTGGCAAGGGCGCCGATCTCGGCGGCCTGGAGGGGGCCGACGCGCAATGCCAGAAGCTGGCGCAGGCCGGCGGCGCCGGCACGAAGACCTGGCGCGCTTATCTCTCGACGCAGGCCGCAGACGGCAAGCCGGCCGTCAACGCAAAAGACCGCATCGGCAAGGGACCGTGGCAAAATGCCAAGGGCGCGGTCATCGCCAAGGACCTGGCCGACCTGCATGGCTCGGCCAACAATCTCACCAAGCAGACTGCGCTCAGCGAGAAGGGCGAGGTCATCAACGGCGCCGGCGACACGCCGAACCGGCACGACATCCTCACCGGATCGCAGGCCGACGGCACCGCTTTTCCCGCGGGTGACGACAAGACCTGCAAGAACTGGACGTCGAGCACGCAAGGCGCTGCGGTGGTCGGCCATGCCGATCGCAAGGGCCTGCGCGACGACGAGCCTTCGAAGTCCTGGAACAGCTCGCACCCCTCGCGCGGTCCCGACGGCGGCTGCTCGCAGGCCGATCTGAAGAGCACCGGTGGCGACGGTCTGCTGTATTGCTTCGCGGCGAATTGA
- a CDS encoding Tim44 domain-containing protein, whose amino-acid sequence MPGIWETHMTFSQRSRSLFKTIAVVLALALPTALAISSADARVGGGMSSGSRGSRTYSAPPSTTTAPGSTSQFNRTYTQPGAGMNSAATAPARGGLFGRAGGFMGGLAAGFLGAGLLGMLFGGGLFGGLGGLSSIIGLIIQIALVVLVVRFAMSWWQRRHTPQTAYANADAGAGPGPQPNYRSGGGLGGGLGGFGFGAANNAPLEIKPDDYEAFERLLGDVQTAWSNEDVAKLHTLATPEMVSYFEQDLGQNRARNVVNKVTNVKLLQGDLAEAWREGETEYATVALRFALTDKTLDRNTNAVVAGSEQPGEATEVWTFARRPGSGWELSAIQQTN is encoded by the coding sequence ATGCCGGGGATTTGGGAAACGCACATGACTTTCTCGCAACGCTCCCGCAGTCTCTTCAAGACGATCGCCGTCGTGCTGGCGCTTGCACTGCCGACTGCACTGGCGATCTCGTCCGCTGACGCGCGCGTCGGCGGCGGCATGTCGTCGGGGTCGCGCGGCTCGCGCACCTATTCGGCGCCGCCCTCGACCACGACCGCGCCGGGCTCGACCTCGCAGTTCAACCGCACCTACACCCAGCCGGGCGCAGGCATGAATTCTGCCGCCACTGCGCCCGCGCGCGGCGGCCTGTTCGGCCGCGCCGGCGGCTTCATGGGCGGCCTTGCGGCCGGCTTCCTCGGCGCAGGCCTGCTCGGCATGCTGTTCGGCGGCGGCCTGTTCGGTGGCCTCGGCGGCCTGTCGTCGATCATCGGCCTGATCATCCAGATCGCCCTCGTCGTGTTGGTGGTCCGGTTCGCGATGTCCTGGTGGCAGCGCCGCCATACCCCGCAGACGGCCTATGCCAACGCTGATGCCGGCGCCGGTCCGGGACCGCAGCCGAACTATCGCAGCGGCGGCGGACTTGGTGGTGGCCTCGGCGGCTTTGGCTTCGGCGCCGCCAACAACGCCCCGCTCGAGATCAAGCCTGATGACTATGAGGCGTTCGAGCGTCTGCTCGGCGATGTCCAGACCGCATGGTCGAACGAGGACGTGGCCAAGCTGCACACGCTCGCGACGCCGGAAATGGTCTCTTATTTCGAGCAGGATCTTGGCCAGAACCGCGCCCGCAACGTCGTCAACAAGGTCACGAATGTGAAGCTGTTGCAGGGCGACCTCGCGGAAGCCTGGCGCGAAGGCGAGACCGAGTACGCCACGGTGGCGCTGCGCTTCGCGCTCACTGACAAGACGCTCGACCGCAACACCAACGCGGTTGTCGCCGGCAGCGAGCAGCCGGGCGAGGCCACCGAAGTCTGGACCTTCGCCCGCCGTCCTGGCAGCGGTTGGGAATTGTCGGCGATCCAGCAGACCAACTGA